The uncultured Treponema sp. genome includes a region encoding these proteins:
- a CDS encoding pectinesterase family protein produces MLELNVNTKSPAAITAALKKIKEMISTGTVAKDTAIHLILEPGSYRETVRYNLSNPLAIESVPGTKAEDCVILADNCEAYNKGQQNRAVFSFGPNATNVSLKNFTISNTHVKTSEELYSAADSAEALAWNNTTGTLFCEGIKLEGHQNTLFVKGFSWFLNSNISGDVDFIYGEPDTCLFENCAIEVVADNRGDFDGFAINSHAIAEKNGFVFTNCRFLGEKRKKNFVYACRTDGAGNSESKKDWDSIAFVNCIFSDIFAPELLWDDDMNLEVYPRGNAKCGIREYNSKIALKGEKVAEADTSKRNIKSYTLTEDDYFNGYASRYLILHDTPFAELLSKE; encoded by the coding sequence ATGCTGGAACTGAATGTAAACACAAAATCACCTGCGGCAATAACTGCTGCCTTAAAAAAAATAAAAGAAATGATTTCCACAGGAACTGTCGCAAAAGACACAGCAATTCATCTGATTCTTGAGCCAGGTTCTTACAGAGAAACAGTGCGGTACAATCTTTCAAATCCGCTGGCAATAGAAAGTGTCCCCGGAACAAAAGCTGAAGATTGCGTAATTCTTGCCGACAACTGCGAGGCTTACAACAAAGGCCAGCAAAATCGGGCTGTGTTTTCTTTCGGACCAAACGCAACAAATGTTTCGCTCAAAAATTTTACAATTTCAAACACGCACGTAAAAACTTCCGAGGAACTTTATTCTGCGGCGGATTCTGCGGAAGCCCTTGCTTGGAACAACACAACCGGAACATTGTTTTGCGAAGGAATCAAACTTGAAGGACACCAGAACACGCTTTTTGTAAAAGGATTCAGCTGGTTTTTGAATTCAAATATTTCAGGCGACGTTGATTTTATTTACGGAGAGCCGGACACTTGCCTTTTTGAAAACTGCGCAATTGAAGTGGTTGCAGATAACAGAGGCGACTTTGACGGATTCGCAATCAACAGCCACGCAATTGCTGAAAAAAACGGATTCGTATTTACAAACTGCCGCTTCCTCGGAGAAAAAAGAAAAAAGAATTTTGTGTACGCCTGCAGAACAGACGGAGCCGGAAATTCAGAAAGCAAAAAAGACTGGGACAGCATTGCTTTTGTAAACTGCATTTTTTCTGACATCTTTGCGCCGGAACTTTTGTGGGACGACGACATGAACCTTGAAGTTTATCCGCGCGGAAATGCAAAATGCGGAATCAGAGAATACAACTCAAAGATTGCTTTAAAAGGCGAAAAAGTTGCAGAAGCCGACACAAGCAAAAGAAACATCAAATCTTACACGCTTACAGAAGATGATTATTTCAACGGATACGCAAGCCGCTATCTGATTCTGCACGACACTCCGTTTGCCGAGCTTTTGTCCAAGGAATAA
- a CDS encoding DMT family transporter — protein MKKISAASAFGIFLACVSVFIWGITFVCTKSLLNDFSAFEILLVRFFAAYLGLWAMRPKRLVLKSKKENISFALAGLTGVTLYQFFENIAISFTTASNVSIIVSICPMFTAIVARIFLKEKCITKNFVAGFILAISGVALVSFNGNAEFHFSPKGDLLALLAGICWGFYSLFVSKINSMKYDIVCSTRRIFFFALIFMIPLALAGTGAEKTSSVFINTDLAFNIKRFSSLANWGNLLFLGIMASAGCFALWNKSCKILGTVKVSAGLYMIPVVTVIFAFIFLGEKLSLMGICGAAMTICGLFISSWKK, from the coding sequence ATGAAAAAAATAAGTGCGGCTTCGGCATTTGGAATTTTTTTGGCTTGCGTTTCGGTTTTTATATGGGGAATAACTTTTGTTTGTACAAAATCGCTTTTAAATGATTTTTCTGCATTTGAAATTTTGCTTGTGCGTTTTTTTGCGGCGTATCTTGGTCTTTGGGCTATGCGTCCTAAAAGGCTTGTTTTAAAAAGCAAAAAGGAAAATATTTCATTTGCGCTGGCGGGACTTACCGGCGTTACGCTTTATCAGTTTTTTGAAAATATTGCGATTTCTTTTACGACGGCTTCGAATGTAAGCATAATCGTTTCAATTTGTCCTATGTTCACGGCGATTGTTGCGCGGATTTTCTTGAAGGAAAAATGCATCACAAAAAACTTTGTCGCGGGATTTATTCTTGCAATTTCGGGAGTTGCCCTTGTAAGTTTTAACGGAAATGCGGAATTTCATTTTAGTCCGAAAGGCGATTTGCTTGCTCTTCTTGCCGGAATCTGCTGGGGATTTTATTCGCTTTTTGTTTCAAAAATAAATTCCATGAAATACGACATTGTTTGCAGCACGCGCAGGATTTTTTTCTTTGCGCTGATTTTTATGATTCCTCTTGCGTTGGCTGGAACTGGAGCTGAAAAAACTTCTTCCGTTTTTATCAATACTGATTTGGCTTTTAACATAAAAAGATTTTCAAGCCTTGCCAACTGGGGAAATTTGCTTTTTCTTGGAATCATGGCTTCTGCCGGCTGTTTTGCTTTGTGGAATAAATCTTGCAAAATTCTTGGAACGGTGAAAGTTTCCGCCGGGCTTTATATGATTCCTGTTGTTACAGTTATTTTTGCATTTATATTTCTTGGGGAAAAACTTAGCCTGATGGGAATTTGCGGCGCGGCAATGACAATCTGCGGACTTTTTATTTCAAGCTGGAAAAAATAA
- a CDS encoding sugar kinase translates to MKIVTFGELLLRLQPEGYYRFVQVDKMTSTFGGAEANVAVSLANFGEDSFFVTKLPSHEIGQSAVNSLRRFGVKTDFIVRGGNRVGIYFNERGASQRPSKCIYDRAGSAIALSQKSDFDWNRIFEGADWFHFTGVTPALGGELPEICIEACKTANAKKIPVSCDLNYRSKLWSKQQAKETMEKIAPYIDICISNEEDAMDVFGISADNTDIENGKLSKEGYKNVARKLSEKYGFKKVAITLRSSINANRNKWAALFYDGTDYFFSREYDMAIVDRLGGGDSFCAGLIYSILRNESSQRTVEFASAASCLKHSIEGDFNMVSVEEVERLAHGDSSGRIQR, encoded by the coding sequence ATGAAAATAGTTACTTTTGGTGAACTTCTTCTTCGCTTGCAGCCGGAAGGTTACTACAGGTTTGTTCAAGTAGACAAAATGACTTCAACGTTCGGCGGAGCTGAAGCAAATGTCGCGGTTTCGCTTGCAAACTTTGGCGAAGATTCTTTTTTCGTTACAAAACTTCCTTCACACGAAATAGGGCAAAGCGCAGTCAACAGCCTTAGAAGATTCGGCGTAAAAACAGATTTTATTGTGCGCGGCGGAAATAGAGTCGGAATATATTTCAACGAACGGGGAGCAAGCCAACGTCCATCAAAATGTATCTACGACAGAGCAGGCTCAGCAATCGCATTAAGCCAAAAATCAGACTTTGATTGGAACAGAATTTTTGAAGGAGCAGACTGGTTTCATTTTACAGGCGTAACACCGGCTCTTGGCGGAGAACTCCCTGAAATCTGCATCGAAGCCTGCAAAACTGCAAACGCAAAGAAAATTCCTGTAAGCTGCGATTTAAATTACAGAAGCAAGCTCTGGTCAAAGCAACAGGCAAAAGAAACAATGGAAAAAATCGCTCCGTACATCGACATCTGCATTTCAAATGAAGAAGACGCAATGGATGTTTTTGGAATAAGCGCGGACAACACAGACATTGAAAACGGAAAGCTCAGCAAAGAAGGTTACAAAAATGTAGCCCGCAAACTTTCAGAAAAATACGGATTCAAAAAAGTCGCAATAACTTTACGCTCTTCTATAAACGCAAACAGAAATAAATGGGCGGCACTTTTTTACGATGGAACTGATTATTTTTTCAGCCGTGAATATGACATGGCAATTGTGGACAGACTTGGCGGCGGGGACAGTTTTTGCGCTGGACTGATTTATTCTATTTTAAGAAATGAAAGCAGCCAGCGTACTGTTGAATTTGCAAGCGCAGCTTCGTGCTTAAAACATTCAATCGAAGGAGACTTCAACATGGTCTCCGTGGAAGAGGTTGAACGACTTGCTCACGGAGATTCAAGCGGAAGAATCCAGCGTTAA
- the gltA gene encoding NADPH-dependent glutamate synthase: MSEHKTVEQLNEIAANEYNKIKGKTLTNKDRMAIPQMEMPSGEPLVRARQMTEVALGYTAEQAIVEANRCLQCKNQPCVSGCPVNVQIPKFIEQVAKGEFKAAVDIIKETNLLPAICGRVCPQEKQCQGQCTVGKVYKNAEKSVSIGRLERFVADWERTNNLVTSPAIAPSTGKKVAVVGSGPAGLTVAADCRRAGHDVTVFEAFHKAGGVMVYGIPEFRLPKSIVQNEVENLKRMGVKFEMSTLVGRTMTVQQILTEKGFDAAFIGTGAGLPKFFGIPGENYIGVFSANEYLTRANLMKAYDTEHADTPYYHAKTVVVCGGGNVAMDAARMALRLGAEKVYVVYRRSRVEMPARREEVDHAEEEGVIFKFLENPVEILGSSETGKVTGIKALSYELGEPDEKGRRRPVEIKGSEHEIPCDAVIVALGNNSNPLIPATTPEINVDDRGHITVDENQETSMTKVWAGGDIVLGAATVILAMGEGRKAAASINEYLAK, encoded by the coding sequence ATGAGCGAACACAAAACAGTAGAGCAGCTAAACGAAATTGCTGCAAATGAATACAACAAAATAAAAGGAAAAACTCTTACAAACAAAGACCGCATGGCGATTCCGCAGATGGAAATGCCTTCTGGAGAGCCTTTGGTGCGCGCAAGGCAGATGACAGAAGTTGCGCTTGGCTACACAGCGGAACAGGCAATTGTTGAAGCAAACCGCTGTCTTCAGTGCAAGAACCAGCCTTGTGTTTCAGGCTGCCCTGTAAATGTTCAGATTCCAAAATTTATTGAGCAGGTTGCAAAGGGCGAATTCAAAGCGGCAGTTGACATTATAAAGGAAACAAATCTTCTTCCTGCAATCTGCGGACGCGTATGCCCACAGGAAAAGCAGTGCCAAGGACAATGCACAGTCGGAAAAGTTTACAAGAATGCGGAAAAATCAGTCAGCATAGGTCGCCTTGAACGCTTTGTAGCCGACTGGGAACGCACAAACAATCTCGTAACTTCCCCGGCAATTGCTCCTTCAACAGGAAAAAAAGTCGCAGTTGTAGGCTCAGGACCTGCAGGACTGACTGTTGCAGCAGACTGCCGCCGCGCAGGACACGATGTTACAGTTTTTGAAGCATTCCACAAAGCCGGCGGTGTTATGGTCTATGGAATTCCAGAATTCCGCTTGCCAAAGTCAATTGTTCAGAATGAAGTTGAAAATCTAAAGAGAATGGGCGTAAAATTTGAAATGAGCACTCTTGTTGGACGCACAATGACAGTTCAGCAAATTCTCACGGAAAAAGGATTCGATGCCGCATTTATAGGAACTGGAGCCGGTCTTCCAAAATTCTTCGGAATTCCTGGCGAAAACTACATCGGTGTGTTCAGCGCAAATGAATATCTTACACGCGCAAACCTGATGAAGGCTTACGACACAGAGCACGCCGACACTCCTTATTACCATGCAAAAACTGTTGTTGTCTGCGGAGGCGGAAACGTTGCAATGGACGCGGCAAGAATGGCATTGAGGCTTGGAGCTGAAAAAGTCTACGTTGTTTACCGCCGCTCCCGTGTGGAAATGCCAGCGCGCCGTGAAGAAGTTGACCATGCGGAAGAAGAAGGCGTAATCTTCAAATTCCTTGAAAATCCAGTTGAAATTCTTGGAAGCAGCGAAACAGGAAAAGTAACAGGAATAAAAGCTTTGTCCTATGAGCTTGGAGAGCCGGATGAAAAAGGCCGCCGCCGTCCAGTTGAAATAAAAGGAAGCGAGCATGAAATTCCTTGCGACGCTGTAATTGTTGCGCTCGGAAATAATTCAAATCCGCTTATTCCTGCGACAACTCCAGAAATCAATGTGGACGACCGCGGACACATCACGGTTGACGAAAATCAGGAAACAAGCATGACAAAAGTTTGGGCAGGAGGCGACATCGTTCTAGGAGCCGCCACTGTTATTCTTGCAATGGGCGAAGGAAGAAAAGCCGCCGCAAGCATAAACGAATATCTTGCAAAGTAA